From the genome of Colletotrichum higginsianum IMI 349063 chromosome 4, whole genome shotgun sequence, one region includes:
- a CDS encoding Lysine decarboxylase-like protein, giving the protein MQSGGPSPLPSFPASRDGTPSGNDTTTNGVTNGHTDVTANSTTNETTNGTTNGTTNGTTNGTTNGTTNGTTNGTTNGTTNGTKTNGTNGLTNGAQKRTKICVYCGASPGFKPQHMEAARGLARVMAENNIDLVYGGGTVGLMGEVAKSLVALAGPDSVHGIIPEALVKYERDGTYGTVNKDNMYVPDETVYGRTTVVKDMHTRKQMMAKEVFAGGPGSGFIALPGGYGTIEEVLETATWNQLGIHDKGICLLNINGFYDGILEWVGKSVDEGFIKAANADILVTATTPEGAINALRDYKVSEATFKLDWNNS; this is encoded by the exons ATGCAGTCCGGCGGCCCATCACCCTTGCCTTCATTCCCGGCATCCCGGGATGGCACTCCCAGTGGCAATGACACAACCACCAACGGTGTCACAAATGGTCACACCGACGTCACGGCCAACAGCACAACCAATGAGACCACCAACGGCACCACCAACGGCACCACCAACGGCACCACCAACGGCACCACCAACGGCACCACCAACGGCACCACCAACGGCACCACCAACGGCACCACCAACGGCACCAAGACCAATGGCACCAATGGCCTCACGAACGGCGCACAGAAGAGGACCAAGATCTGTGTCTACTGCGGCGCCTCTCCTGGTTTCAAGCCCCAGCACATGGAAGCCGCTCGCGGGTTGGCCCGGGTCATGGCAGAGAACAATATTGACCTCG TTTATGGCGGTGGCACTGTCGGCCTGATGGGCGAGGTGGCAAAGTCCcttgtcgccctcgccggtcCGGACTCGGTCCACGGCATCATCCCCGAGGCCCTCGTCAAGTACGAGCGCGACGGCACCTACGGCACCGTCAACAAGGACAACATGTACGTTCCTGACGAGACTGTCTACGGCCGCACCACGGTCGTAAAGGACATGCACACGCGCAAGCAGATGATGGCCAAGGAGGTATTTGCTGGTGGGCCCGGCAGCGGCTTCATCGCCCTGCCCGGCGGCTACGGCACCATcgaggaggtcctcgagaCGGCCACCTGGAACCAGCTCGGCATCCACGACAAGGGCATCTGCCTCCTGAACATCAATGGTTTCTACGACGGCATTCTCGAGTGGGTCGGCAAgagcgtcgacgagggctttatcaaggccgccaacgccgacatcctcgtcaccgccaccacccccGAGGGCGCCATCAACGCCCTCCGCGACTACAAGGTCTCCGAGGCCACCTTCAAGCTCGACTGGAACAACTCGTAA